TGGTTCATTGAAAGTTGCAGCCGTTAAAGCTCCTGGATTCGGTGACCGTCGTAAAGCAATGTTAGAAGATATCGCTATCCTTACAGGTGGTACAGTTATCTCTGAAGAAAGAGGATATAAATTAGAGAATGCTGAGCTTTCTTACTTAGGTCAGGCTGAAAAAGTTGTTGTTGATAAAGACAATACTACAGTGATCAATGGTGGCGGAAATGTTGAAGATATCAAAGCCCGTGTAAACCAGATTAAATCTCAGATCGAAACTACTACTTCTGATTACGATCGCGAAAAATTACAGGAACGTCTTGCTAAATTAGCAGGTGGTGTTGCCGTTCTTTACGTAGGTGCTACTACTGAAGTAGAGATGAAAGAGAAAAAAGACCGTGTTGATGATGCTTTACATGCTACTCGTGCAGCAGTAGAAGAAGGTATCGTAGCTGGTGGTGGTGTTGCATTTATTCGTGCAACAGAATCTTTAGTTAACCTGAAAGGTGAAAACGAAGATGAAACTATCGGTATTGAGATCATCAAACGTGCTATCGAGGAGCCTTTGCGTCAGATTTGTAATAATGCAGGTGTAGAAGGTGCTGTAGTCGTACAGAAAGTAAAAGAAGGTACGTCTGATTTTGGTTACAATGCACGTACAGATAAATACGAAAACCTGATCGGTGCAGGTGTTATCGATCCGACTAAGGTTTCACGTGTAGCATTGGAAAATGCAGCTTCTATCGCATCTATGTTATTGACTACAGAATGTGTCCTTGCAGATGAGCCTGAAGAAAATGGTGCTGGCGCAGGTGCCCCTCCAATGGGTGGCGGCATGGGCGGAATGATGTAATATCATACAGCGATATATAAAAAGAGGGTATTGCAGAATTCTGCAATACCCTCTTTTCGTTTATTTTTTTTATTAGTGACGCCCTCTGAATCTGCGGTAATAAATGTCGTAATCTTCCGGAGAATAACTCTTTTTAGTTCCCCACTCCTGTAGTTCGTTATTAAAATAGAATAACCAGTATTCTCTGTAGATGGTTGTCGAATCTATGACAACTTCAGGTTGCCAGGTGTAGTATTCATGAACCTCTAAGACACCATCATTATACTTTTTTGAGGATACAATAGCCCCGGGTTTACCTATTTGTTTGATTACATCCTCTTTCACCATGCCTACATGTATTTTGGTGAAATCAGGTCCAGATCTTCCGGATATCATTTTACAGCTTCCGAGAATAAAAATAGTAAGCAGTATCA
The Sphingobacterium spiritivorum genome window above contains:
- the groL gene encoding chaperonin GroEL (60 kDa chaperone family; promotes refolding of misfolded polypeptides especially under stressful conditions; forms two stacked rings of heptamers to form a barrel-shaped 14mer; ends can be capped by GroES; misfolded proteins enter the barrel where they are refolded when GroES binds), with product MAKQVKYNVEARDALKKGVDTLANAVKVTLGPKGRNVIIEKKFGSPAITKDGVTVAKEIELKDALENMGAQMVKEVASKTADQAGDGTTTATVLAQAIIAPGIKSVAAGANPMDLKRGIDKAVATVVANLKSQSQVVGQDNNKIKQVATISANNDEVIGSLIAEAMEKVGNDGVITVEEAKGTETEVKTVEGMQFDRGYLSPYFVTNSDKMEAELDNPYILIYDKKISNMKELLPVLEKQVQTGKPLLIIAEDLDGEALATLVVNKIRGSLKVAAVKAPGFGDRRKAMLEDIAILTGGTVISEERGYKLENAELSYLGQAEKVVVDKDNTTVINGGGNVEDIKARVNQIKSQIETTTSDYDREKLQERLAKLAGGVAVLYVGATTEVEMKEKKDRVDDALHATRAAVEEGIVAGGGVAFIRATESLVNLKGENEDETIGIEIIKRAIEEPLRQICNNAGVEGAVVVQKVKEGTSDFGYNARTDKYENLIGAGVIDPTKVSRVALENAASIASMLLTTECVLADEPEENGAGAGAPPMGGGMGGMM